Genomic segment of Aliarcobacter trophiarum LMG 25534:
GTAAAATCAAATCCTCTTTTTTATAGGATGAACTAGAACTTACTTTTATATTTATAATTTTATCATTGTTATAAATTTCAATACTTTTTACTTTTGTATTTGTAAATTTTTTTTGAAGTACTACATCAAAAGGAGCATTAAAATCTTTTTTTAAAGTTATCTGTTCTTTTGATTTAAATATTTTTGAATTTGATTTATTTAAATCAAAATATATGATATTCTTATTATTAAATTCAATTATAATTATATTGTTATCAATTCTCTTAATAAACTTTATATTTTGGGAATTTTGGTTTAGGTATTCAACAATTTTTGTTAAAATATTGTATTGCATTTTTACTCTTTTTATTTAATGTTTTTTTATAAATTTCAGACACTTTTTATATCTAATAGTTATAATTGTATCCAAATTTAATTTAGGAGAATAGTATGAAACTATTAAAAATATTGGCAGCTTCAACTTTGGCTTTGGCTATTGCTTCAACTACATCATTTGCAGATGTTACAAAAGGGCAGAAGGCATTTATTAAATTTCTAAAAGAGCCTTGTGGAATGGATGGAGCAAAATTTGCTTTAAAACATACTCAAGCTGAGTGGAGACAGATAAAAGCAGATGGTAAAGCAGAAGCTGAAATCATGAAAATTTGTCCAAATGTAAAATCTGGAGATATAAAAGAAACACTTTTAGACCATGTTATGGATTTCTCTATAGAGTTTGCTAGTGACTCAGGAAATGTTCCTGCTTGTTAGTTTTTAACTTGATTTCTAAATTATAAAGATAGTTAAAACTATCTTTATAAAACTAGTCTATCGTATTTTAAAACTATTTTTTCAGATAAATCTATCATTTTTATATTCATAAGTTTATATTTTGTATCATCTATTTTTACTAAAAATCTATCATAAATTAAAGAGTATGGATAGAGAGTAAAAAATATAAACTCTTTACTACTTTGCTCTTTGCCTAACTCTTTAAACCAAAGAGCAAGAAGAGAAAAATAAAGAAGAGATGGATTAAACTCTTCATTTTGTTTGAGATTTTTTTCAAGCTCTTTTGATATAAAGCTATAACATTTTAAAATAGCTCTAACTCTAAAGCTTTTTTGGTTTTCCATATAATATTTTGGCTCATATAAAATATTTGATAGCTGTTTTAAAATCTCTTTATTTATAGTTTCAAACTCATAATAAAGTTCCAAATCTGCTTTTGATTTTGGTTTTATATCTTTGTAAGTATTTATTAAATCTCTACAAAATAGTAATAATGCTTCTGTTTTTATTTTAGAAATATTTAAAATCATAGGTAAATTGTAACCAAAACTTACTAAAATAACTATACGATTTATATTGTTTAAGTTTTTTTAAGCTAAAATAATTGTATTTTATAAAACTTTTAGAAAAAGGAAAATATTGGAACAAATTGGTTTATTAAGAGATGGTCAAATATATGACCTTCAAACTGCTGAAGCTTTAAATATCCAAGGTGATATTATAAAAGCTGATGACTCTAGCGAGGCTTTAGAGATTTTAAGACACTCAACTGCTCATCTTATGGCTCAAGCTATTAAAGAACTCTATCCTGAAGCAAAATTTTTTGTAGGACCTGTTGTAAAAGAGGGATTTTATTATGATTTTAAGGTAGATAGTAAAATAAGTGATGAAGATTTACCAAAAATTGAAAAAAAGATGAAAGAGTTGGCTGATAGAAAACTATCTATTACTAGACATGAAACTACAAAAGAGGAATTTTTTGAAAAATTCAAGAATGATGAGCTTAAGCAGGCTGTTCTAAAAAATATCAAGGATGATACTTTAACGATATACAAGCAGGGTGATTTTGAAGATTTATGTAGAGGTCCACACTTACCAAATACGAGAATGATTAGAAGTTTTAAACTAACTCGTGTTGCTGGAGCATATTTAGGTGGTGATGAAAAAAATGAGATGATTACAAGAATTTATGGTATTTCATTTTTTGATAAAAAAGCTTTAAATGATTATATAACAATGCTTGAAGAAGCAAAAAAAAGAGACCATAGAAAACTAGGAACTGAACTTGAACTATTTACTTTTAGTGATGAAGTAGGAGCGGGGCTTCCTTTATGGCTTCCAAATGGAGCAAGACTTAGAAGTAAGTTAGAACACCTTTTATATAAAGCACATAGAATTAGAGGTTATGAACCAGTACGTGGTCCTGAAATATTAAAATCAGAGATGTGGAAAATATCAGGTCATTATGCGAACTATAAAGAGAATATGTATTTTACAACTATAGATGAGCAAGAGTATGGTATTAAACCTATGAACTGTGTTGGACATATTTCAATTTATAAAAATGATTTAGTTTCGTATAAGGATTTACCTCTTAAATTTTTTGAATATGGAGTTGTACATAGACACGAAATGAGTGGTGCTATGCATGGTCTTTTTAGAGTAAGGGAGTTTACTCAAGATGATGCACATATTTTTTGTACACAAAATCAAGTAAAAGAGGTAATCTTTGAAGTTTTAGAATTTGTTGATAGTCTTCTTAAACTATTTGACTTTAAATATGAAATTGAAGTATCTACAAAACCAGAAAAAGCCATTGGAGATGATATATTCTGGGAAAAAACTACAAAAGCTATTATGGATGCTTTAGATGAAAAAAGTATCTCTTATGGAATAGATGAGGGTGGTGGAGCATTTTATGGTCCAAAGATTGATATAAAAATACTTGATGCTATTGGAAGAAAATGGCAGTGTGGAACTGTACAGATTGATATGAATTTACCTTCACGATTTAAAGCAGAGTTTATAAATGATAAAGGTGAAAAAGAGCAACCAGTAATGATTCATAGAGCAATTTTAGGTTCATTTGAAAGATTTATAGGTATTCTAACAGAACACTGTGCTGGAGAGTTTCCATTTGCAA
This window contains:
- a CDS encoding cytochrome C produces the protein MKLLKILAASTLALAIASTTSFADVTKGQKAFIKFLKEPCGMDGAKFALKHTQAEWRQIKADGKAEAEIMKICPNVKSGDIKETLLDHVMDFSIEFASDSGNVPAC
- the thrS gene encoding threonine--tRNA ligase, encoding MEQIGLLRDGQIYDLQTAEALNIQGDIIKADDSSEALEILRHSTAHLMAQAIKELYPEAKFFVGPVVKEGFYYDFKVDSKISDEDLPKIEKKMKELADRKLSITRHETTKEEFFEKFKNDELKQAVLKNIKDDTLTIYKQGDFEDLCRGPHLPNTRMIRSFKLTRVAGAYLGGDEKNEMITRIYGISFFDKKALNDYITMLEEAKKRDHRKLGTELELFTFSDEVGAGLPLWLPNGARLRSKLEHLLYKAHRIRGYEPVRGPEILKSEMWKISGHYANYKENMYFTTIDEQEYGIKPMNCVGHISIYKNDLVSYKDLPLKFFEYGVVHRHEMSGAMHGLFRVREFTQDDAHIFCTQNQVKEVIFEVLEFVDSLLKLFDFKYEIEVSTKPEKAIGDDIFWEKTTKAIMDALDEKSISYGIDEGGGAFYGPKIDIKILDAIGRKWQCGTVQIDMNLPSRFKAEFINDKGEKEQPVMIHRAILGSFERFIGILTEHCAGEFPFAIAPTQVIFVPIAEPHVAYAKELAKELLENDIDSKIYDMNESLNKRIRMAEKQRVPMIVVLGDEEVANKMVALRDRRKREQSNLSKDEFIESLKNILKGSKI